One Anthonomus grandis grandis chromosome 14, icAntGran1.3, whole genome shotgun sequence DNA window includes the following coding sequences:
- the LOC126744482 gene encoding 60S ribosomal protein L18a-like: MKAKGDLKEYEVIGRKFPTRKEKTTPLYKMRIFAPDQIVAKSRFWYFLGQLKKFKKSTGEIISMKLLLEPYPTKIKNFGIWLRYDSRSGTHNMYREYRDLSISGAVTQCYRDMGARHRARTHSIHIIKVEQVKAADTRRAQVKQFHNSKIRFPIIKRIQHKPMNKFSVRKPRTYFQ, from the coding sequence ATGAAAGCCAAAGGGGATTTAAAAGAATATGAAGTTATTGGACGCAAGTTTCCCACTAGAAAAGAGAAGACTACACCTTTATACAAAATGAGAATATTCGCCCCGGACCAAATTGTTGCCAAATCTCGTTTCTGGTATTTCTTGGGGCAGctaaagaaattcaaaaaatctactGGTGAAATAATTTCGATGAAACTTTTACTAGAACCCTATCCTACCAAGATCAAAAACTTTGGAATTTGGCTCAGGTATGACTCTCGGTCTGGAACCCATAACATGTACAGAGAATATAGGGATCTAAGCATCTCTGGAGCAGTAACTCAGTGCTACAGGGATATGGGAGCGAGGCATAGAGCCAGGACTCATTCTATTcatattattaaagtagagCAAGTTAAAGCTGCTGATACGAGAAGAGCACAGGTTAAACAGTTTCACAACTCCAAAATTCGTTTTCCTATAATAAAGAGGATTCAGCATAAGCCTATGAACAAGTTTTCAGTACGAAAACCTAGAACTTATTTTcagtaa